In Danaus plexippus chromosome 14, MEX_DaPlex, whole genome shotgun sequence, a single genomic region encodes these proteins:
- the LOC116769700 gene encoding catalase-like, with amino-acid sequence MIVKPIGILTVSSGEFVEIRKTNSFNSDQFLNQYHTDLISHTNDERIPERFVHAKGGGAFGYFEVTHDVTKYVSAELFDTIGKKTPLVVRFSTVVQNLGGNDLAREVKGMAIKLYTQEGNLDFLCLNYPVFFYRDPLFFTSFSHSFKRNPKTFLLDFTMSWDFVTKRPDALHSYLWLLSDYGIPNGYRKMDAFPIHTYRVYNKHGDTYFVRFNFRTEQGVENLPSDVAAEISSRDLDYFNRDLFNAIENKTYPSWRLDMDIMTFEDVKNVDYNPFDVGRLWKEGTYFTETVGRLVLDRNPDNYFRAIEQSAFNPANLVPGIPGPMDTMFRSRRQSYRDAQIYRLGVNHNRIKVNQPLYYKGYNRDGVSPLKDNMKDAPTYYPNRFSGPVPYVDPNMPKEKFKIYETTAVDLEPAANFYNNILKTDDQRERLANNSVARLITVSPELQRRVIRLFSLAEPDLGRRVERILVETLEQPPPPIQPSRVLKVPPTMYAMYSSKMNDENQNNQFIHN; translated from the exons ATGATTGTG aAACCAATAGGAATACTAACGGTCAGTTCGGGAGAGTTTGTAGAGATAAGAAAAACCAATTCTTTTAACTCAGATCAGTTTTTGAACCAGTATCATACAGATTTAATTAGTCATACTAATGATGAGAGAATACCTGAAAGATTTGTTCACGCTAAAGGCGGAGGTGCGTTTGGCTATTTTGAGGTCACTCATGACGTCACAAAATACGTAAGCGCGGAATTGTTTGACACAATTGGCAAGAAGACACCACTAGTGGTGCGTTTTTCTACCGTTGTGCAGAATTTGGGAGGGAATGACCTTGCTAGGGAGGTAAAAGGAATGGCTATCAAACTTTATACCCAAGAAGGAAACCTTGATTTCTTATGTCTCAATTATCCagtgtttttttatagagatcctttattttttacttctttcagtcatagttttaaaagaaaccCCAAGACATTCCTATTGGATTTCACAATGTCTTGGGATTTCGTAACTAAAAGACCTGATGCATTACACAGTTACTTGTGGTTGCTATCAGATTACGGTATTCCTAATGGTTATAGGAAAATGGATGCTTTTCCGATTCATACATACAGGGTATACAATAAACATGGAGATACGTACTTCGTCAGATTCAATTTCAGGACCGAACAAGGTGTTGAAAATCTTCCCTCGGATGTCGCTGCTGAAATTTCTTCCAGGGATTTAGATTATTTCAATAGAGATTTGTTTAATGCTATAGAGAATAAAACATATCCATCTTGGAGATTAGACATGGATATCATGACATTCGAGgatgttaaaaatgttgattatAATCCATTCGACGTCGGTAGATTGTGGAAGGAAGGTACTTACTTCACAGAGACAGTGGGACGACTTGTTCTAGACAGAAATCCTGATAATTACTTCAGAGCAATAGAACAGAGCGCTTTTAATCCAGCCAATTTAGTACCGGGTATACCTGGTCCAATGGACACCATGTTTCGTAGTAGACGGCAATCTTACCGGGATGCTCAAATTTATCGTTTGGGAGTGAATCATAACAGAATTAAAGTCAACCAGCCCCTGTATTACAAGGGATACAATCGTGACGGAGTATCTCCTTTAAAAGATAACATGAAAGATGCACCGACTTATTATCCAAACAGATTTAGCGGCCCCGTACCATATGTAGATCCAAACATGCCtaaagagaaatttaaaatttacgaaaCCACTGCTGTTGATTTGGAACCAGctgcaaatttttataataatatcttgaaaacGGACGATCAACGGGAGAGACTGGCCAATAACAGTGTTGCAAGGCTAATAACTGTATCCCCGGAATTGCAAAGGAGGGTTATACGGTTGTTTAGTTTAGCAGAACCTGATTTAGGTAGAAGAGTGGAACGTATATTGGTGGAAACATTGGAACAGCCACCGCCTCCTATACAACCTAGTCGCGTGCTAAAAGTACCTCCGACAATGTATGCTATGTATAGTAGTAAAATGAATGATGAAAACCAAAACAATCAATTCattcataattga
- the LOC116769699 gene encoding catalase-like: MDKNPIGILTTSAGKIVEIRETKTLNSEPYDNSYFVDLLTHWHAERVPERIIYAKAAGAFGYFEVTNDVSKYTKAEVFNGVGKKTPVMVRVSTMLQNRGGTDLARESKGFSVKFYTKEGNLDLLCLNMPVFFLNDPIDFPSLIHALKRNPKPHLYDFNMVYDFLTKRPFSLYGYLWTMSDFGIPNTYRRMDAFAIHTYEINNKFGDRYFVKFNFRTEQGIENLPSDVAEKITVRDPDYYKRDLYNVIEKKQFPSWILEMDVMSLDDIKNIDYNPFDVGRIWKNGTYCTVPIGRLVLNRNPENAYRVAERVAFNPANLVPGIPGPQDLLFKARRQSYREAQIYRLGVNYNKIMVNAPLYSKVYNRDGVAPVRDNMKDAPIYYPNSFSGPVPYVDPGQSNEKLIIYESNAVDLEQPALFYNKILRTDEERTRLAKNIAPTLVGVYPEIQKRLIRLLTLIDHRLGNDVEVLLAKELKKPHPKPPKVLSYSRNLRSQQDSCPMKPDGHNNEDKAIDKE, translated from the exons atggacaAG AATCCTATTGGTATTCTAACTACAAGCGCAGGGAAAATTGTGGAAATCAGAGAGACGAAAACGCTCAATTCAGAACCATACGATAATAGTTACTTTGTAGATCTTTTAACTCATTGGCACGCCGAGAGAGTACCTGAAAGAATTATTTACGCTAAAGCCGCCGGTGCCTTTGGTTACTTTGAGGTAACTAACGATGTATCTAAGTACACTAAAGCTGAAGTTTTCAATGGCGTGGGCAAGAAGACCCCTGTTATGGTTCGAGTATCTACAATGCTGCAAAACAGAGGAGGAACTGATTTAGCTAGAGAATCAAAAGGCTTTTCAGTTAAGTTTTACACAAAGGAAGGAAATTTAGACTTACTATGCCTAAATATGCCAGTTTTTTTCCTTAACGATCCTATTGATTTCCCAAGTTTAATTCATGCACTGAAAAGGAATCCAAAACCTCAtctctatgattttaatatggtTTACGATTTCTTAACAAAGAGGCCGTTCTCACTCTACGGTTATTTATGGACTATGTCGGATTTTGGTATTCCAAATACATATAGACGTATGGACGCGTTCGCAATTCACACTTACGagattaataacaaatttggCGATCGTTACTTTGtcaaattcaattttagaACTGAGCAAGGTATAGAAAATTTACCTTCGGATGTCGCAGAAAAAATAACTGTACGTGATCCAGATTATTACAAAAGAGACTTGTATAATGTTATAGAGAAAAAGCAATTCCCCTCATGGATTTTGGAGATGGATGTAATGAGCCttgatgatataaaaaatattgattataatccGTTCGACGTTGGTAGAATATGGAAAAATGGTACTTATTGTACAGTACCCATCGGGAGACTTGTTTTGAATAGAAACCCAGAAAACGCCTATAGAGTTGCTGAAAGAGTCGCTTTTAATCCTGCAAATTTGGTACCAGGAATCCCTGGACCACAAGATTTATTGTTCAAAGCTAGACGACAATCTTATCGGGAAGCTCAAATATATCGTTTAGgtgtaaattacaataaaattatggttAATGCTCCTCTGTATTCTAAAGTATATAACCGGGATGGCGTGGCGCCAGTGAGAGACAATATGAAAGATGCTCCTATCTATTATCCCAATTCATTTAGTGGACCAGTACCTTATGTAGATCCCGGGCAATCAAatgagaaattaattatttacgagTCTAATGCAGTTGATTTGGAACAACCTGCTctcttctataataaaattcttcgaACTGATGAAGAGCGGACAAGACTTGCAAAGAATATCGCACCAACGTTAGTTGGAGTTTATCCTGAAATTCAGAAACGTTTGATACGCTTGCTCACTCTAATAGATCACAGATTAGGAAACGATGTTGAAGTCTTGCTTGCAAAGGAATTGAAAAAGCCACACCCTAAACCCCCAAAAGTTTTAAGCTACTCTCGAAATTTAAGGAGCCAGCAAGATTCTTGCCCAATGAAACCTGATGGACATAATAATGAAGATAAAGCCATAGATAAAGAGTAG
- the LOC116769815 gene encoding diuretic hormone class 2 isoform X1: MARLSCLFLCCLLGVLVLAVPAFSYPRYINNYYREQSYEPEEIVDMLNRLNSLLQMERKVENFKEDITSEKRALDLGLSRGYSGAIQAKHLMGLAAANYAGGPGRRRRDTH, translated from the exons aTGGCCCGATTAAGCTGTCTCTTCCTGTGCTGCCTCCTCGGCGTCCTGGTCTTAGCAGTACCAGCATTCTCCTACCCCAGGTA TATCAATAACTACTACCGCGAACAAAGCTACGAACCTGAGGAGATCGTCGACATGTTGAACCGTCTGAACAGCCTCCTGCAAATGGAACGCAAAGTGGAAAA CTTTAAAGAGGACATTACTAG CGAGAAACGCGCTTTAGACCTGGGTCTCAGCCGCGGTTATTCTGGAGCCATTCAAGCCAAGCACCTCATGGGTCTGGCTGCTGCTAACTACGCTGGAGGACCTGGAAGGAGGCGACGCGACACTCACTAA
- the LOC116769815 gene encoding diuretic hormone class 2 isoform X2: MARLSCLFLCCLLGVLVLAVPAFSYPRYINNYYREQSYEPEEIVDMLNRLNSLLQMERKVENEKRALDLGLSRGYSGAIQAKHLMGLAAANYAGGPGRRRRDTH; the protein is encoded by the exons aTGGCCCGATTAAGCTGTCTCTTCCTGTGCTGCCTCCTCGGCGTCCTGGTCTTAGCAGTACCAGCATTCTCCTACCCCAGGTA TATCAATAACTACTACCGCGAACAAAGCTACGAACCTGAGGAGATCGTCGACATGTTGAACCGTCTGAACAGCCTCCTGCAAATGGAACGCAAAGTGGAAAA CGAGAAACGCGCTTTAGACCTGGGTCTCAGCCGCGGTTATTCTGGAGCCATTCAAGCCAAGCACCTCATGGGTCTGGCTGCTGCTAACTACGCTGGAGGACCTGGAAGGAGGCGACGCGACACTCACTAA